The proteins below come from a single Streptococcus porcinus genomic window:
- the asnA gene encoding aspartate--ammonia ligase: MKKSFIHQQEEISFVKNTFTQYLIAKLDVVEVQGPILSRVGDGMQDNLSGIENPVSVNVLNIPEAQFEVVHSLAKWKRHTLARFGFNEGEGLVVNMKALRPDEDSLDATHSVYVDQWDWEKVIPDGKRNLAYLKETVETIYKVIRLTELAVEARYDIEAVLPKKITFIHTEELVKKYPNLTPKERENAITKEFGAVFLIGIGGVLPDGKPHDGRAPDYDDWTTESENGYRGLNGDILVWNDQLQSAFELSSMGIRVDQDALKRQVAITGDMDRLAFDWHKALLNGLFPLSIGGGIGQSRMAMFLLRKKHIGEVQTSVWPETVRETYENIL; this comes from the coding sequence ATGAAAAAAAGCTTTATTCATCAACAAGAGGAAATTTCCTTTGTTAAAAATACTTTCACGCAATACTTAATTGCTAAGCTTGATGTTGTTGAAGTGCAAGGACCTATCTTAAGTCGGGTCGGGGACGGTATGCAAGATAATCTCAGCGGTATTGAAAATCCCGTTTCTGTCAATGTGCTTAATATTCCAGAAGCTCAATTTGAAGTTGTCCATTCTTTAGCTAAATGGAAACGACATACTTTAGCGCGATTTGGGTTCAACGAAGGAGAAGGCCTTGTTGTTAATATGAAAGCTCTCCGACCTGATGAGGATTCTTTAGATGCCACTCACTCTGTCTATGTTGACCAATGGGATTGGGAAAAAGTTATTCCTGATGGGAAACGCAATTTAGCTTATTTAAAAGAGACAGTGGAGACAATTTATAAGGTGATTCGCTTAACAGAATTGGCTGTTGAAGCGCGTTATGATATTGAGGCAGTCTTACCTAAAAAAATAACATTTATTCACACTGAAGAGTTGGTTAAAAAGTATCCTAACCTCACGCCAAAGGAACGTGAAAATGCTATTACTAAAGAGTTTGGTGCTGTTTTTTTAATCGGTATCGGTGGTGTTTTGCCTGATGGTAAACCTCACGATGGCCGGGCTCCAGACTATGATGATTGGACTACTGAATCTGAAAATGGTTATCGTGGATTGAATGGTGATATTCTAGTTTGGAATGATCAGCTACAATCGGCGTTTGAACTGTCTTCCATGGGGATTCGTGTTGATCAGGATGCTTTAAAGCGACAGGTAGCTATTACTGGTGATATGGATCGACTAGCATTTGATTGGCATAAAGCTTTATTAAATGGTCTCTTTCCCTTATCTATTGGAGGAGGAATTGGTCAATCACGAATGGCTATGTTTCTTTTACGAAAAAAGCATATTGGTGAAGTACAGACTTCTGTATGGCCAGAGACAGTACGTGAAACTTACGAGAATATTCTATAA
- a CDS encoding IS1182 family transposase, with the protein MFHKENPNYNRNQVGFYSLDDLVPKDHLLRQIDEAIDFSFIYDLVKDSYCADNGRPSLDPVMLVKIPMIQCLFGIRSMRQTIKEIEVNVAYRWFLGLTLEDKVPHFTTYGKNYSRRFQDKQVIEAIFSHILGLCLNAGLIDPTEIFVDGTHIKAAANNHKYINQEVEAQAKFMSAQLEREIAKDREKHGKKLLGLAREKEPTSKKISTTDSDSGWFHKGEHKQVFAYNAQVACDKYGWALGYSIHAGNVHDSQAFPELFDQIKALQPSYLIADSGYKTPSIAHYLLSLGITPVFPYTRPRGKKGMLSPKEFVYDEYYDVYLCPENHPLCYSTTTRDGYSEYKSDPAICQTCPLLSVCTQSKTHQKVITRHLWKEDLEVCEDIRHQKGMKECYQQRKETIERLFGTAKEYHNLRYTRLKGKSKMEATVGLTLACLNMKKYSKIMARISFLIGLKIAKVSPIIIMKVKEKTNWRFRPVCLQSESSF; encoded by the coding sequence ATGTTCCACAAAGAAAATCCTAACTACAATCGCAATCAAGTTGGTTTCTATAGTTTAGATGACTTGGTTCCTAAAGACCATCTCTTGCGTCAAATTGATGAAGCGATAGATTTTTCATTTATTTATGACTTAGTGAAGGACAGTTATTGTGCGGATAACGGTCGTCCTAGTTTGGACCCTGTCATGTTAGTGAAAATTCCCATGATTCAATGTCTCTTTGGCATTCGTTCCATGCGTCAAACCATCAAGGAAATTGAGGTTAATGTGGCTTACCGCTGGTTTCTTGGGTTGACTTTAGAAGATAAGGTGCCTCATTTCACAACATACGGAAAGAACTACAGTCGTCGTTTCCAAGATAAACAAGTCATTGAAGCTATCTTTTCTCATATCTTAGGGCTCTGCCTGAATGCCGGGTTAATTGACCCTACTGAAATCTTTGTGGACGGTACCCATATTAAAGCAGCTGCTAACAATCACAAATATATCAATCAGGAAGTAGAGGCGCAAGCTAAATTCATGAGTGCCCAATTAGAGCGAGAAATTGCCAAAGATAGGGAAAAACACGGAAAAAAGTTGTTAGGGCTCGCCAGAGAAAAAGAGCCCACAAGTAAGAAAATTTCTACAACCGACTCTGATAGCGGTTGGTTTCATAAGGGAGAACACAAACAAGTTTTTGCTTATAATGCTCAAGTCGCTTGTGATAAATATGGTTGGGCACTAGGATATAGTATTCACGCTGGGAATGTTCATGATAGTCAGGCTTTCCCAGAACTGTTTGACCAAATTAAAGCATTACAACCAAGCTATCTTATCGCAGACTCTGGTTATAAAACACCCAGCATTGCCCACTATTTATTATCTCTAGGTATCACACCCGTTTTTCCATATACTAGACCACGTGGCAAAAAAGGAATGCTTAGTCCTAAAGAGTTTGTCTATGATGAGTATTATGATGTCTACCTCTGTCCAGAGAACCACCCCTTATGTTATTCAACCACTACTCGAGATGGCTATAGTGAGTACAAAAGTGATCCAGCTATCTGTCAGACCTGTCCGCTATTATCAGTCTGTACCCAATCGAAAACCCATCAAAAAGTTATCACTCGTCATCTATGGAAAGAAGATTTAGAAGTCTGTGAAGACATCCGACACCAAAAAGGGATGAAAGAATGTTATCAACAGCGCAAAGAAACGATAGAACGCTTATTTGGAACAGCTAAAGAATATCACAATTTGCGCTACACGAGATTAAAAGGAAAGTCCAAAATGGAGGCAACCGTTGGACTGACTTTAGCGTGCTTGAATATGAAAAAATATAGTAAGATAATGGCGAGAATATCCTTTTTAATTGGCTTGAAAATTGCCAAAGTTAGCCCAATAATCATAATGAAAGTAAAAGAAAAGACAAACTGGAGATTTAGGCCAGTTTGTCTTCAATCTGAAAGCAGTTTTTAA
- the rsmD gene encoding 16S rRNA (guanine(966)-N(2))-methyltransferase RsmD has translation MRIVSGEFGGRPLKTLPGKTTRPTSDKVRGAMFNMIGPYFKGGRVLDLFAGSGGLAIEAVSRGMSQAMLVERDRGAQAIIQENIKMTKSESQFQLLKMDARQALLQLDQAFDLIFLDPPYAKEEIVATIEFLDQKSLLGPEVMIVCETDKSVQLPEEIGSVGIWKEKIYGISKVTVYVR, from the coding sequence ATGAGAATTGTATCTGGTGAATTTGGTGGACGACCACTTAAGACCCTCCCTGGAAAAACAACAAGACCCACTTCAGACAAAGTTCGAGGTGCTATGTTTAATATGATTGGTCCTTATTTTAAGGGGGGACGCGTTTTAGATTTATTTGCTGGCTCAGGAGGCCTGGCTATTGAAGCAGTTTCTCGGGGAATGTCTCAAGCTATGCTAGTTGAAAGAGATCGTGGAGCGCAAGCTATTATTCAAGAAAACATCAAAATGACAAAGTCGGAAAGTCAATTCCAGCTTTTGAAGATGGATGCTAGACAGGCACTTTTGCAATTAGATCAAGCCTTTGACCTGATTTTTTTAGATCCTCCTTATGCTAAGGAGGAAATTGTGGCTACGATAGAGTTTTTAGACCAAAAAAGTTTACTAGGCCCCGAGGTCATGATTGTTTGTGAGACAGACAAGTCTGTACAACTGCCTGAGGAAATAGGATCAGTCGGAATTTGGAAAGAAAAAATTTATGGAATTAGTAAGGTAACCGTTTATGTCAGATAA
- the coaD gene encoding pantetheine-phosphate adenylyltransferase — MSDKIGLYSGSFDPVTNGHMDIIERASHLFDHLYVGVFFNPNKEGFFSLDMRVRMLKEALTHFDNVSVVSVQDSLAVDLAKQLDVTHLVRGLRNLTDFEYESNLEYFNHRLEPSIDTVYFISRNIMSPISSSRVKELVHFKSSIEGLVPQPVIDQLERMNEDN; from the coding sequence ATGTCAGATAAAATTGGGCTTTATTCAGGTTCATTTGATCCAGTGACTAATGGTCATATGGATATTATCGAACGTGCTAGTCATCTTTTTGACCATTTATATGTGGGTGTCTTTTTTAATCCGAATAAAGAAGGTTTCTTTTCGTTAGATATGCGGGTTCGTATGTTAAAAGAAGCCTTGACTCATTTTGACAATGTTTCTGTAGTGTCAGTACAAGATAGTTTAGCAGTTGACTTAGCAAAGCAACTAGATGTAACACATTTGGTTCGTGGTTTGCGAAATCTAACCGATTTTGAGTACGAATCTAATTTGGAGTACTTTAATCACCGCCTAGAACCAAGTATTGATACTGTTTATTTTATTTCACGGAATATCATGAGTCCTATCAGTTCAAGTCGTGTCAAAGAGTTAGTTCACTTTAAATCCTCGATTGAAGGCTTAGTCCCTCAACCTGTTATTGATCAATTGGAGCGTATGAATGAAGATAATTAA
- a CDS encoding SepM family pheromone-processing serine protease: protein MKIIKKVKWWLISIMVVVAILFALFFPLPYYIEMPGGAYDIRSVLKVNDKRDKEKGSYNFVAVSLSRATFAQILYAWVTPFTEISSVENTTGGYSAADYMRINQYYMETSQNGAIYQALKLAGKPVSLDYLGVYVLDVNKDSTFRGVLNIADTVTGVNKKEFKSSADLIKYVSSLKRGEQVTVQYTTGNEKKSKSGKVIKLKNGKNGIGIGLTDHTKVHTNEKIEFSTEGVGGPSAGLMFTLDIYDQLNHENLRKGRRIAGTGTIDQDGKVGDIGGAGLKVVAAAKEGAEIFFVPNNPVDKRIKKLKPNAKTNYKEALEVAKKLKTKMKIVPVRNVKEAIAYLQRTE, encoded by the coding sequence ATGAAGATAATTAAAAAAGTTAAATGGTGGTTAATTAGTATTATGGTAGTAGTTGCCATCTTATTTGCTCTCTTTTTCCCTTTGCCTTACTATATTGAGATGCCTGGTGGCGCTTACGATATTCGTTCAGTACTCAAGGTAAATGATAAGAGGGATAAGGAAAAAGGCTCTTACAATTTTGTAGCGGTTAGCTTGAGTCGAGCGACCTTTGCGCAAATCCTTTATGCTTGGGTGACGCCATTTACAGAGATTTCATCTGTAGAAAATACAACTGGTGGTTACAGTGCAGCAGATTATATGCGTATTAATCAATATTACATGGAGACCTCTCAAAATGGGGCTATTTACCAGGCTTTAAAATTAGCTGGAAAACCTGTTTCATTGGACTATTTAGGTGTTTATGTTTTGGATGTTAATAAAGATTCTACTTTTCGTGGTGTTTTAAACATTGCAGATACAGTTACAGGAGTCAATAAAAAGGAATTTAAAAGTTCAGCCGACCTTATTAAATACGTTTCAAGTTTGAAACGAGGTGAACAGGTAACTGTCCAATACACTACTGGTAATGAGAAAAAATCCAAAAGTGGTAAGGTTATTAAGCTAAAAAATGGTAAAAATGGTATTGGCATTGGCTTAACAGATCACACAAAAGTACATACAAATGAAAAAATTGAATTTTCAACAGAAGGTGTAGGTGGGCCAAGTGCTGGACTTATGTTTACACTGGATATTTACGATCAACTGAATCATGAAAATCTGCGTAAAGGTCGTCGTATTGCAGGTACTGGAACGATTGATCAAGATGGTAAAGTTGGTGATATTGGAGGTGCAGGTTTAAAAGTTGTTGCTGCAGCAAAGGAAGGTGCCGAGATTTTCTTCGTGCCTAATAACCCAGTTGATAAGCGTATCAAAAAATTGAAGCCAAATGCCAAGACCAATTACAAAGAAGCTTTAGAAGTAGCCAAAAAATTAAAAACCAAGATGAAAATCGTCCCAGTTAGAAATGTTAAAGAAGCTATTGCTTATTTACAAAGGACTGAATAA
- a CDS encoding BglG family transcription antiterminator produces the protein MNNRQISLLRDLIAQDQFVTAAYYAQMFNVSTKTIYKDINCLNHVLVQHQTVIERRPHFGIKLDISKNEAQRLLSCLQESRSQSQEAFRGSMDFRELELIKELGFGNCQIDILDFALEHFISEASAKRDLEKLLPLAHHYGISFQKKQGRISLEGKESEIRKFLRHALVERVKKKDEELSFQNLVKVFDYYDVLLIEEQLTLFARRYHFEVSDIYKWYFILDACIANQRFRKGKLINRININDFTSVQDYEMYLLATEFLSAIFGLSHDIIPQNEILVTMTSLIATGYICDGHYLNKTFDQVVSNFVGEVSRLINLDLSEDKHLKSMLLVHIQPMIYRLKNKVLISNQMTEVIKAQYSVLYHLVWLASKDISKQFDIHLNDAEISFLTIHFEVAIERKLKPLKIFVICPHHLATSELIMVQLRKIISPLDIIQAIEISDLKKLKLSETDLVISSVDISDLKIPFVFVSSVITPQQLQLIQTQYANFSQGNSQMTTYLQNNDMIIQSMIRHLLDDAVYLRKSFKSKTECIDYMVSFSERDNKENPNFKKSIIEREILGNTSVYTGIALPHANPEEVKKSQLVILTLDKPIKWGINYIKVVMLIAIESSEVALYRDALISIYAKIDSKAYIDDLWSSESQASLVKALFKEVTY, from the coding sequence ATGAATAACAGACAAATTAGCTTATTACGAGATTTGATTGCGCAAGATCAATTTGTGACAGCAGCTTACTATGCTCAAATGTTTAACGTTTCGACTAAGACAATTTATAAGGATATTAATTGCCTTAATCACGTATTAGTTCAACATCAGACTGTCATTGAAAGGAGACCGCATTTCGGTATTAAATTAGATATCAGTAAAAATGAAGCTCAGAGACTTCTAAGCTGTCTTCAGGAGTCTCGTTCACAGAGCCAAGAAGCTTTTAGAGGCAGTATGGATTTTCGGGAACTTGAACTTATTAAGGAGTTAGGTTTTGGTAATTGTCAGATTGATATTTTGGATTTCGCACTGGAGCACTTTATTAGCGAAGCGTCTGCTAAGCGGGACCTTGAGAAATTATTACCTTTGGCACATCACTATGGTATTAGTTTTCAAAAGAAGCAGGGCAGGATAAGCTTAGAGGGTAAGGAGTCTGAGATTAGGAAGTTTTTACGACATGCCCTTGTTGAACGTGTGAAGAAGAAAGATGAAGAGCTATCTTTTCAGAATTTAGTTAAAGTTTTTGATTACTATGATGTGCTCTTAATTGAAGAACAGTTAACTCTCTTTGCAAGGCGATATCATTTTGAAGTTAGTGATATTTATAAATGGTATTTTATATTGGATGCCTGTATAGCTAATCAAAGGTTTCGCAAAGGTAAGTTAATTAATCGGATTAATATCAATGATTTTACCTCTGTACAAGATTATGAAATGTATTTGTTAGCCACAGAATTTTTGTCAGCTATTTTTGGATTATCACATGACATTATCCCACAAAATGAAATATTGGTTACGATGACTAGCTTAATTGCCACCGGGTATATTTGTGATGGGCATTACCTTAATAAAACTTTTGATCAGGTGGTTTCCAACTTTGTAGGAGAAGTTAGTAGACTTATCAATCTTGATTTAAGTGAAGATAAGCATCTCAAAAGTATGTTATTAGTGCATATCCAGCCGATGATTTATCGTTTGAAAAATAAGGTTCTTATTTCCAATCAAATGACTGAGGTCATCAAGGCTCAGTATAGTGTCTTATATCATTTAGTCTGGTTAGCTTCCAAGGACATTTCAAAACAGTTTGATATTCATTTAAATGATGCTGAAATTTCGTTTCTAACCATCCATTTTGAGGTAGCTATTGAAAGAAAGTTAAAGCCTTTAAAAATATTTGTTATTTGTCCCCATCACTTAGCAACTTCAGAATTAATTATGGTTCAACTGCGTAAAATTATTTCACCTTTAGATATAATACAAGCTATTGAAATTAGTGATTTAAAAAAACTGAAGTTGTCAGAAACAGACTTGGTCATCAGTTCAGTTGATATTTCAGATTTAAAGATTCCTTTTGTTTTTGTTAGTAGTGTGATAACACCACAACAACTTCAGTTGATTCAAACTCAATATGCCAATTTCTCCCAAGGAAATTCACAGATGACAACTTATCTCCAAAATAATGACATGATTATTCAATCAATGATTCGTCATTTATTGGACGACGCTGTTTATCTCAGAAAATCTTTTAAATCAAAGACAGAATGTATTGACTATATGGTGTCATTTTCAGAACGTGACAATAAAGAAAATCCTAATTTTAAAAAATCAATAATAGAGCGTGAAATTCTTGGTAATACTAGTGTTTATACAGGCATAGCTTTACCACATGCAAATCCAGAAGAGGTTAAAAAGTCTCAATTAGTGATTTTAACATTAGATAAACCCATAAAATGGGGGATAAATTATATCAAAGTTGTGATGTTAATTGCCATTGAAAGTTCAGAAGTAGCTTTGTATCGTGATGCCTTAATCAGTATTTATGCCAAAATTGATAGTAAAGCCTATATTGATGATCTTTGGAGCTCTGAGAGTCAGGCAAGTCTAGTGAAGGCTTTATTTAAGGAAGTTACTTATTAA
- a CDS encoding PTS sugar transporter subunit IIA: protein MISQLVREDLINLHVNVDDQSQLLEILSDDLYQKGYVLDSFREAIIKREREFPTGLQLEEIAVAIPHTYAQHIKVPFIYINQLESPISFIQMGTDEEEVQVSYVVVLGISKPQEQTGLLAELMEIFGNTDFINRMQMVNSEKDLYNLFKTQTIIGGY, encoded by the coding sequence ATTATTTCACAATTAGTGCGTGAAGATTTGATTAATCTTCATGTAAACGTTGATGATCAATCTCAACTGCTAGAGATTCTTTCAGATGATCTTTATCAAAAAGGATATGTATTAGATAGTTTCAGAGAGGCCATTATTAAACGCGAAAGAGAGTTTCCGACTGGCTTACAATTAGAAGAAATTGCGGTAGCGATTCCCCATACGTACGCTCAGCACATAAAAGTCCCATTTATATATATTAATCAACTTGAGTCCCCAATATCATTTATCCAAATGGGGACTGACGAAGAAGAAGTTCAAGTTTCTTATGTTGTTGTCCTTGGTATTTCGAAGCCTCAAGAACAGACAGGACTTTTAGCCGAATTGATGGAAATTTTTGGGAATACTGATTTTATCAATCGGATGCAGATGGTAAATTCAGAAAAAGACTTGTATAACTTATTTAAAACTCAAACGATTATAGGAGGTTATTGA
- a CDS encoding PTS sugar transporter subunit IIB, with the protein MKRIIVACGSGVATSQTVASKVGRLLKEAGVACEIEAVDMKSLDQFLKNADAYISIVKPKKDYGIPVFNGVAFLTGIGQKKELDNIIAFINQ; encoded by the coding sequence ATGAAACGTATAATTGTAGCTTGTGGTTCTGGTGTTGCAACCTCACAAACGGTAGCTTCAAAGGTCGGTCGGTTATTAAAAGAAGCAGGAGTAGCTTGTGAAATTGAGGCAGTAGATATGAAATCATTAGACCAGTTTCTTAAAAATGCAGATGCATATATCTCAATAGTCAAACCTAAGAAAGATTATGGCATACCTGTTTTCAATGGCGTTGCTTTCCTAACGGGTATAGGGCAAAAGAAAGAGTTAGATAATATTATTGCTTTTATTAATCAATAG
- a CDS encoding PTS galactitol transporter subunit IIC — protein MDTLKTVIQYILDLGAAVFVPFLMLIVGLLMKMKFRDAFTSALTLGIAFTGMGILVNFIMTSMGAAANDLTKHTGLSLPAVDIGWPGAASISWAWPYAFLMFPLQLGINFLMLMTNQTKTLNVDLWNVWNKIFTAVIVTYFTNNVFFGFLAATIIIILELKLGDAFAPEVERLTGIPGVTVPHFITLIAVLLHPVDELLKKIPLLNKQFDADTLKEKIGVFGENSVMGAIIGLALGIASGNGLQYALTLAVQAAAALTLFPMVSKLFSQALSPISEAVSEFMRDKFQDREVYIGLDWPILGGRNELWVAVILTIPFLLIGSITLPHNIVLPFAGIINLSFVVGALLLTNGNVLRMIIHGLISTPLFLYGATYFTPYMTRLARETGTLGKATHGMVSWSSFEGPDIRYLLATMLKGNLLSLLLFGLWIALYIWLLKDRKTYNDSIEV, from the coding sequence ATGGATACCTTGAAAACTGTTATTCAGTATATTTTAGATTTAGGTGCGGCCGTATTTGTGCCATTTTTGATGCTAATTGTTGGTCTCTTAATGAAGATGAAGTTTAGAGATGCATTCACTTCTGCCTTAACCTTAGGGATTGCTTTTACAGGAATGGGAATACTTGTCAATTTTATTATGACAAGCATGGGCGCAGCTGCCAATGACCTCACTAAACATACTGGTCTGTCATTACCAGCAGTAGATATTGGTTGGCCGGGGGCGGCTTCAATTTCTTGGGCATGGCCTTATGCTTTCTTAATGTTTCCGCTACAATTGGGAATCAATTTTTTAATGTTAATGACTAATCAGACGAAAACTTTAAATGTTGATTTGTGGAATGTTTGGAATAAAATCTTTACAGCTGTTATCGTTACTTACTTTACAAATAATGTTTTCTTCGGTTTTCTAGCAGCCACTATTATTATCATATTAGAACTCAAATTAGGAGATGCCTTTGCGCCTGAAGTGGAGCGTCTAACAGGCATTCCTGGCGTAACAGTTCCGCATTTTATTACCTTAATAGCGGTGCTACTACACCCCGTTGATGAACTATTAAAGAAGATTCCACTTCTTAACAAGCAGTTTGACGCAGATACGCTAAAGGAAAAAATAGGGGTATTTGGAGAAAATTCCGTTATGGGTGCAATTATCGGTCTTGCCTTAGGGATTGCATCAGGAAATGGCTTGCAATATGCCTTAACATTGGCAGTTCAAGCAGCGGCAGCCTTAACCCTTTTCCCGATGGTATCAAAACTTTTTTCACAGGCTCTGTCTCCTATCTCTGAAGCAGTTTCTGAATTTATGCGTGACAAGTTCCAAGACCGAGAAGTCTATATTGGCTTAGATTGGCCAATTCTGGGCGGACGGAATGAACTTTGGGTTGCAGTTATTCTGACTATTCCATTTCTCTTGATTGGTTCTATCACTTTACCACACAATATTGTTTTACCATTTGCTGGTATCATTAATCTTTCATTTGTGGTGGGAGCATTATTGTTAACAAATGGAAATGTATTGCGGATGATTATCCATGGGTTGATTTCGACACCACTTTTTTTATACGGTGCGACTTATTTTACACCTTATATGACTCGCTTAGCTAGAGAAACAGGGACACTTGGAAAAGCCACTCATGGAATGGTCTCTTGGTCATCTTTTGAGGGGCCAGATATCCGTTATCTCCTAGCGACTATGCTCAAAGGAAACCTTCTTTCACTATTACTTTTTGGTTTATGGATTGCTTTATATATTTGGCTTTTGAAGGATCGTAAAACTTATAACGATAGTATAGAGGTTTAA
- the rhaD gene encoding rhamnulose-1-phosphate aldolase, whose amino-acid sequence MKYPDYIDGLITLTYDMWKKGWDEYNGGNVSYRLKESEVANLSEDLALTDYVIYHDEVEVEVMDIPQNMQDQYLLITASWSHFRHLKNQPANDSGIIRLTKKGYIKIAGFNDGKRPTSEIFMHILAHSARLEQDEKQRVVVHNHATNLVLYSLLNDIDSRSLTLDLWSVLTESIIVFPDGIAVLPWEVPGTKEIGLDTARELVSQRLVVWAKHGVLSTGRDYQDCFGLIETADKAAKLALDLQKINQKPLSECNTLSIENLRKISQALEIKTAYLDD is encoded by the coding sequence ATGAAGTATCCAGATTATATTGATGGTTTAATCACTTTAACTTATGACATGTGGAAAAAAGGTTGGGATGAGTATAATGGAGGAAATGTCAGTTATCGCTTAAAAGAATCAGAAGTAGCTAATTTGAGCGAAGATTTAGCACTTACAGATTATGTCATCTACCATGATGAGGTGGAAGTTGAGGTCATGGATATTCCCCAGAATATGCAAGATCAATACTTGCTAATCACCGCTTCTTGGAGTCACTTTCGTCATCTCAAAAATCAACCAGCAAATGATTCTGGAATTATCCGATTAACAAAAAAAGGTTATATCAAAATTGCAGGATTCAACGATGGAAAACGTCCAACCAGTGAAATTTTCATGCATATTCTAGCCCATTCAGCTCGCTTGGAGCAAGATGAGAAGCAAAGAGTTGTCGTTCATAATCACGCAACGAATCTAGTGCTTTATTCGCTATTAAACGACATTGATAGTCGCAGTCTAACCTTGGATTTATGGTCTGTTTTAACAGAATCAATTATTGTTTTTCCAGATGGTATTGCCGTATTACCGTGGGAAGTGCCAGGGACAAAAGAAATTGGCTTAGACACGGCAAGAGAATTAGTTAGTCAACGCCTTGTTGTGTGGGCTAAGCATGGTGTCCTATCAACAGGAAGAGATTATCAAGATTGTTTTGGCTTAATCGAAACAGCTGACAAAGCTGCTAAGTTAGCTCTGGATTTACAAAAAATTAACCAAAAGCCCCTATCAGAATGCAATACCTTAAGCATTGAAAATTTAAGAAAAATTAGCCAAGCTCTTGAAATAAAGACTGCTTATTTAGATGATTAA
- a CDS encoding LacI family DNA-binding transcriptional regulator, with amino-acid sequence MPTIKEVAEEAGVSKSTVSRYISKNGYVSDDAREKIKEAITKLHYSPNVIAQSLKTNRNQLVGLLLPDISNPFFPRLARGAEVYLKEKGYRVMLGNISDSKTLEEEYLNVLLQNRAAGIITTHDFTKDHPEIDIPVVVVDRVDKDSRYGVFSDSQAGGYLAAEVIWKAGTNKVLLIRGPLDLADNINERFKASLTFLTSKKVDVHICDSKSFDFDDIQSEAKRYLDQFVGIDSIIAPSDIHAIAYIHELHSRGRRIPDEVQVIGYDDILMSQFIYPSLSTIHQASYRMGYNAAELVYKIANHLPIEEERIKLPVHYVERETVRRKYE; translated from the coding sequence ATGCCTACCATTAAAGAAGTTGCTGAAGAAGCTGGCGTTTCAAAATCAACAGTATCGCGCTATATTTCTAAAAATGGCTATGTTTCAGATGATGCTAGAGAAAAAATAAAAGAAGCAATTACCAAATTGCATTATAGTCCTAATGTCATCGCTCAATCCTTAAAAACCAACAGGAATCAGTTAGTTGGCTTGCTATTACCAGATATTTCAAATCCTTTTTTTCCACGTTTAGCACGAGGAGCTGAAGTTTATTTAAAAGAAAAAGGTTATCGTGTGATGTTAGGTAATATTTCGGACAGTAAAACATTAGAGGAGGAATATCTCAACGTTTTATTACAGAATAGAGCAGCTGGCATTATTACTACACATGATTTTACGAAAGATCATCCTGAAATTGATATTCCTGTTGTAGTAGTGGATCGTGTCGATAAAGATAGTCGCTATGGCGTTTTTTCAGATAGCCAGGCTGGGGGTTACCTAGCAGCTGAAGTTATTTGGAAGGCTGGTACGAATAAAGTTTTACTAATAAGAGGACCATTGGATTTAGCTGACAATATAAATGAACGTTTCAAAGCTAGTTTAACTTTTTTGACTAGTAAGAAAGTTGATGTTCATATTTGTGATAGTAAAAGCTTTGACTTTGATGATATTCAATCAGAAGCAAAACGTTATTTAGATCAGTTTGTAGGAATTGATAGTATTATCGCACCGTCTGATATCCATGCTATTGCATACATTCACGAATTACATTCACGTGGTAGACGCATTCCTGATGAAGTGCAAGTTATAGGATATGATGATATTTTAATGAGTCAGTTTATTTATCCCTCATTATCAACTATTCATCAAGCTTCTTATCGGATGGGTTACAATGCTGCAGAGCTAGTTTATAAAATTGCCAATCATTTGCCCATAGAAGAAGAACGCATTAAATTACCGGTTCATTATGTTGAACGAGAAACAGTTAGGAGGAAATATGAGTAA